The DNA window GAGCAGTGAACTTTCAACCCCCCTCCTAAATGATACATGAAGTACGTCGCTATCTGCAAATAAACCCCACGTTGGATCAACGAAAATCCAGCCATAATTTGGGAGTAGTATTTCAACCCATGCATGACCCTCCCTCATCGTAAAAGACCCTGTTAAAGTGTCATTTAAATGGAAACCATAGCCATTAACACATCTCGATGGTATTCCAACAGCTCTACATAATGCCGTCAAGAGGTATGCATGCTCATCACATGCACCACTACCCCTAAGCAACGTTAATAGTGCACCTCTAACTTCATGTTCATATTCATACTTAATGTTCTTGTAAACCCACATAAACAATTTATAAACTGCATGATATACATTTGATTCCAAACCAACTATCTCCCTAGCCTTCCCAATTATATTCGGATCATCACATTCAATGTACCTTTCAGGCTTAGTGTACAGTAAGTACTCCTTCAAAGAAGTATTGTAAATTCCAATATTACTTGGATCTATACTACAATTAACTTGGAAAATAGTAACCATGTAAGTTATCGATACACGGAGTTTTTGAGCCGTAAATGATTGAGGTAACTGGACTACTGCAACCTCATTACCACACTCATCAACCAAAATACCCGATATTGGATGAGAAGAATTAAATAAACTTGCAACTTGATATGGAGGAAAGTTTGGGGGGACAGCAACCCTAAGTTCAACTCTAGAATTCGCTGGGATAAATAAGTCAACACTATATGTAACTGTATAATTAACATAATTTAAAACCTTGAATACAGAATTTAATACATTAAAATCACTCAATGCACTCTTAAAAAGTGGAGTGTTGGCAGTAACTGAATTCAATGTGAAGAACATTACTAGAAGAATAATGAATGTAGAGATTAAATAACGCATTACAATCCTATGTTTAAACATGCCGTTCATGAAACTCACAATGACCATACAAGGTATGACATTAAAGTTTATTTATGTGTTGTGTCAGATACCCCTGGGATTCCTCATAAATCAGTGGACATAACTCTCATCATCCAAAAAGGCTATATTATAAACTAAGAGAAAAAGTTTACGTAAACAATATCATCAAATTTAATTGTAACTGGGGGTTAGAATTGTTTTCAAAATACGCGGCTTTAGTTAAGAATCTACGTGGAGTGGTGCTACTAGATCCAGAGGAGGAGGGAGCATTAGAATCGGTTAAATGGCTTTCAAAGAGGTTTAAGTATAGGAATCTTGGGTTAACGCCATCAATATATGAGAAGTATAGTGATAAACTAAGAGAGTTTATGGGTAAACCATTCAGGGAGCTTACATATCCAATTGAGGCAATAAAAATTTTGGTGGAAAGGCTTGTAATGAAAGGTTTATGCAGGGAAATTGCTGAGCTACTGGCATTCTCATCCACATACATATCCCCAGCAATAGTAATTGGTGAAAAGTATAGGTCTGAAGTGGAAGGTAGTGCTGTGGAAACAGTTAAGATTTCAAGAGAGCTAAGCTTAGCAGAATGGAAGCTACACTTGAGGATAGCGGACTACTCCGTACTAGACTTCCATGAGAAATGCGTTGAAGAAGCATTACAAACCATTGAAAAACCACACACCACTGAAACCATCCTCAACGGTAGGAGGGAGAGAATCCTAAGGGATAAGAAGAGGTTTTGGAGAATTTCATCAGATCAAGGTAAACCATTAATATACTACATAGATAACCTAGCAATAGCACATAATCTCAAAATAACTGAGGGGGGAAACCCTGATTGGGCAGCAGCCCTAAGCATAATAGTGGCTGTAAGCATACCAGCGAAGATGAGTTAACATCATAACTACAAATCCCATTCATAGTGAATGAATTTAAAGTCAAGTTTAAGTCTTAAGTTTTACTTTCCGTTTTCTTCTCTCCTCCCTTCATGATCTCGTATAAAATCCCTTCTTCAGATAGTATTAGAACGGCTCCGCACTTTAAACATCTATAGTACTTGTTTGATCCCCTCTCCCCCCTTTGCTCACCTAGAAATTCAACTTCACCATGAGGACATTTCGCCACCATTACCTCCTCCACTTCATACTACTCCAATGGAAAATTTTAGCCTTTCTCATTCTTGAATACGAGTTTTAGATGCTAAAGAATTATCTAGAATACTGCAAAACATATGATAGTAACGGTTATTTCATTTTAGCTTACAAATTTAATCATCACAATACAGTTGAATATTCGTTTGAAATTGGATGCTCATCCGAGGATTGTTAATTTAACCGCTCACACTCATTTGAGAATAGAATTTCTTAACTAGATTTATGAAGTAATCCCAATTCCAGAATTTTCCGGGATCGCTGTGATGATTTATTCCACCTCCAAGTTTTGGATTCTTAGGGTCTGGGACTTGATTATGCCCAATTATCCCACCACCATTAGTGGGATCTTCAGGTGCAATTCCCTCCCAATGTATTATTGGGATATTATACTTTCTGCATAGGTATGCAACTAGCTTTGCGGATGCAATGTACTCTTCATCTGTGAACATGTTTTTATCCGCAAATCCAGCATGCTCAATGCCTATGGAGTAGACATTATACTTCCAGTTTCCAGCATGCCAAGCAATATCCTTCTCCCTAACCATTTGATATACCTTCCCATCATAATCGATTACGTAATGTGCACTCACCTTAGCCTTCTCATTCTGAAACCAATTTAAAGCGTCATCAGCAGACCCCTCAATGCTATGGATCACAATCCACCTCACATCACGGGCACCATCACCCTGAGAGAAATTATTCTTGTTTGCAGGAATCCATATTGCATCACCATAATCTGTAAGGACTTTGCTTACCCTACGATATGGAAAGTTTAGAGTTGAAATCATAAATACCACCACAATACAAATTAATATGCCGAAAAACACTTTAAACATTCCCCTCATATGGATATCAATAAACAATAAGTTTCTGTGGAAAGTTAAAAATTTTAGGAATTCAATTAATAGGAGGTTGATCGTCTGGGAAACCTTAAATAAATTATTCATCAATATTTGTTTGGAAGATGATCTATGATTTTAAAGATTCATTATTGGATGATAATACCACTTACAATAATGATATTGTGCTCCACACAGAATGTTTATGCTGATAGAGGGATAATACCAGTTAAACCTCATATACCAATCTATGAGCCTGGTCAGAAGGCTATCATAGCTTGGAATGGAATTGAGGAGATAATGATATTATCCACAGATATCACAGCCACTGAGGATACCATGATCCTAGAGATACTCCCACTACCATCAAAACCTAAAGTTGAAGCTGCAAGTTTCGAATCATTTAAGGTTTTGGAGAAACTTGTTTCAGATAAGTTTGTGATTAAAGCTAGAAGTTATGGTGGGGGTTTGGAGTTTAAAGGTTTAGAAGTTATCTTCCATGAGAAGATCGGATTCCACGATATAACAGTGATTAAAGCATTCAATGCCGATGAACTGGTGTATTGGATTGAGCAATTCGCATTGAAAAATGGTATCACAATAGAAATAAAGCTATCAAAATTAATGGACGTGGTTAGGGGGTATATTGATGAAGGCTTCCAATATTACGTTGTGGATCTGATAAGTTTGAAGGCTGGTGAGAGGAGCATTGAACCAATAATGTATAGGTTTAATTCAAGCTTCATATACTATCCACTGAAGATATCAAGCATAATTCCGGGGAAAACCAAGATAACAATATTCATAATAACCATGGATGGAATTAGGAGGAATCACCCAAACCTCAAAGAACTGCAATACAAACTTTTCGGAATTGCATATCCAGTTGAAGTTGAAATAACCATGGAAGAATTGCGTAAAGTGGATCCGAGGATAGCTGAATTATTCAAATCCAACACTCTACTAACAATCTTAACATATGAGGGAAGCATGAGCACATTGAAGAGAGATTTGATGACAACCATAGAGCCAAGGGTGAATGTAAATTCACTGATGATGACATTCCTAGCAACAACCATAATGGCATCGGCACTCACAGTGACCACGATAAAAATGAAAAAGCTTTAAACATACTCATCGATGAATGGGAATCTCATGTTCAATGACCCCTTCAATAGAAGTAGTTTTAAGCAAACAAGTAATATGTAATTTTGAAATCACGGGGATTTGTATGAGTGAAAAATCGGAACTCCTCATATATATTAATGGTGAATTCTACCCCGAAAGTGAAGCGAAAATATCCGTTTTTGATCACGGACTTCTATATGGTGATGGAGTTTTTGAAGGTATAAGAGCATATGATGGGAGAGTATTCAAACTAGATGAACATATCGATCGACTTTACGAATCAGCCAAAACTGTGGGCATTGAAATCCCATTATCAAAGGAGGAATTTAAGAAAGCAATAATTGAAGTTTTGAGGAGGAACAATTTGAGGAATGCTTACATAAGACCTATAGTTACACGTGGAGTTGGACGTTTA is part of the Candidatus Methanomethylicota archaeon genome and encodes:
- a CDS encoding transglutaminase-like domain-containing protein; its protein translation is MNGMFKHRIVMRYLISTFIILLVMFFTLNSVTANTPLFKSALSDFNVLNSVFKVLNYVNYTVTYSVDLFIPANSRVELRVAVPPNFPPYQVASLFNSSHPISGILVDECGNEVAVVQLPQSFTAQKLRVSITYMVTIFQVNCSIDPSNIGIYNTSLKEYLLYTKPERYIECDDPNIIGKAREIVGLESNVYHAVYKLFMWVYKNIKYEYEHEVRGALLTLLRGSGACDEHAYLLTALCRAVGIPSRCVNGYGFHLNDTLTGSFTMREGHAWVEILLPNYGWIFVDPTWGLFADSDVLHVSFRRGVESSLL
- a CDS encoding DUF2330 domain-containing protein, encoding MILKIHYWMIIPLTIMILCSTQNVYADRGIIPVKPHIPIYEPGQKAIIAWNGIEEIMILSTDITATEDTMILEILPLPSKPKVEAASFESFKVLEKLVSDKFVIKARSYGGGLEFKGLEVIFHEKIGFHDITVIKAFNADELVYWIEQFALKNGITIEIKLSKLMDVVRGYIDEGFQYYVVDLISLKAGERSIEPIMYRFNSSFIYYPLKISSIIPGKTKITIFIITMDGIRRNHPNLKELQYKLFGIAYPVEVEITMEELRKVDPRIAELFKSNTLLTILTYEGSMSTLKRDLMTTIEPRVNVNSLMMTFLATTIMASALTVTTIKMKKL
- a CDS encoding N-acetylmuramoyl-L-alanine amidase is translated as MISTLNFPYRRVSKVLTDYGDAIWIPANKNNFSQGDGARDVRWIVIHSIEGSADDALNWFQNEKAKVSAHYVIDYDGKVYQMVREKDIAWHAGNWKYNVYSIGIEHAGFADKNMFTDEEYIASAKLVAYLCRKYNIPIIHWEGIAPEDPTNGGGIIGHNQVPDPKNPKLGGGINHHSDPGKFWNWDYFINLVKKFYSQMSVSG